In the Clostridium beijerinckii genome, one interval contains:
- a CDS encoding PTS galactitol transporter subunit IIC: MLLNVVQYILNLGPTVMLPLTITIIGIIFGQGFKKAFRSGITIGIGFVGINLVVGLLTTNLGGAAQQMVTRYGLQLSIIDVGWPAAAAISWASPIAAIMIPIAMLVNLVMLATKTTNVVDIDIWNYWHFTAAGASVYVLTNGNWLLAILAGILYEVAVIKIADKTAPMVQEFFGLEGVSLPTGSTAACGLIGIPIVSVVKRIPGIKNLKADPETIQKRFGVFGEPMMMGLILGIVLGILAGYGVDKILQIGISMAGVMFLMPRMVRILMEGLIPVSESVREFLQKKNFGKDRNLTIGLDAAVAVGHPAVIATALVLVPITLFLAVILPGNQVLPFGDLATICFYVAFIVGAAKGNIVHSVISGTIVMALGLLMATNISGFHTQMAQMAQFTMPAGTSTISSLDMGGNFLNWIVIKIFQLFTGSL, encoded by the coding sequence ATGTTATTAAATGTAGTGCAATACATTTTGAACTTAGGACCAACTGTTATGCTGCCATTAACAATTACTATCATTGGTATTATATTTGGACAAGGATTTAAAAAAGCATTTAGATCAGGTATTACAATTGGTATCGGCTTTGTTGGTATAAATTTGGTTGTTGGATTGCTTACAACAAATCTTGGTGGCGCAGCACAACAAATGGTTACTAGATATGGATTACAGCTAAGCATAATAGATGTAGGCTGGCCAGCAGCAGCTGCAATAAGCTGGGCATCTCCTATAGCAGCAATAATGATTCCAATAGCTATGCTAGTAAATTTAGTAATGTTAGCTACAAAGACAACAAATGTAGTTGATATTGATATATGGAATTATTGGCACTTTACTGCAGCTGGTGCAAGTGTATACGTATTAACTAATGGTAACTGGTTACTTGCTATTTTGGCTGGTATTTTATACGAAGTTGCTGTTATTAAAATTGCAGATAAAACAGCTCCAATGGTTCAAGAATTCTTTGGACTTGAGGGAGTATCATTGCCAACCGGTTCAACTGCAGCTTGTGGTCTTATAGGAATTCCTATTGTTAGTGTAGTAAAAAGAATTCCAGGCATAAAAAATTTAAAAGCAGACCCAGAAACTATTCAAAAAAGATTCGGCGTTTTTGGAGAACCTATGATGATGGGACTTATTCTTGGTATTGTACTTGGAATTCTTGCTGGCTATGGTGTAGATAAAATCTTGCAGATAGGTATTTCAATGGCTGGTGTCATGTTCTTAATGCCTAGAATGGTTAGAATACTTATGGAAGGTTTAATTCCTGTTTCAGAATCAGTTAGAGAATTCTTGCAAAAGAAAAATTTTGGGAAAGATAGAAATCTTACAATTGGTTTGGATGCAGCAGTAGCTGTTGGACATCCAGCAGTTATTGCAACAGCACTTGTATTAGTTCCTATTACATTATTCTTAGCAGTAATATTACCTGGAAATCAAGTTCTACCTTTTGGAGATTTAGCTACAATATGTTTTTATGTTGCCTTTATAGTTGGTGCAGCAAAAGGTAATATAGTTCACTCAGTTATATCAGGTACAATTGTTATGGCATTAGGATTACTAATGGCAACAAATATTTCGGGATTCCATACTCAAATGGCTCAAATGGCTCAATTTACAATGCCGGCAGGAACATCAACTATTTCAAGTTTAGATATGGGAGGAAATTTCTTAAACTGGATAGTAATTAAGATATTCCAATTATTCACAGGAAGTCTATAA